One Cardiocondyla obscurior isolate alpha-2009 linkage group LG09, Cobs3.1, whole genome shotgun sequence genomic window, TCTTAGTTGTTAatctcgattaattttatgagGATAATTCGATGCATTGTTTAGCTTCGTTGCATACTCGAGAAACTCGGCCGGTGATCAGTTGGGATCAACAACGGGTAATCAATGTTTTGCGAGTTtaaaaacgattttaatatttcaggaTTCAAGATTTAACCGTGAAATTGATGCTTTAACGGGATACCGTACGCGTGCCTTACTGTGCATGCCGATTAAGGACTGCAACGGTGATGTAATTGGAGTGGCACAGGTGATCAACAAGCTCGGCGGCGAGGGCCAGTTTACCACGCAGGATGAGAAGGTTTTCGCAGGTTACTTACAATTTTGTGGTATCGGCTTAAGAAATGCTCAGCTTTACGAAAAAAGCCAATTGGAAGTGAAGAGGAATCAggtaaatgttaattttatcaaattcatTGAAACGATTAAGggacaataattaatttgcctTATCGTTAACGTTAGGTTCTCTTGGACTTGGCTAGGATGATTTTCGAAGAGCAAAGCACGATAGAACACATGGTTTTACGAATTCTTACGCACACGCAATCGTTGATTCAATGCCAACGTGTTCAGGTAATGAACGTGTAAACGATCGTCACGAGGAGAACGTAATTACGCGAGCAAAGTAACGCGTTGCAATGTTATAATTGCTTTCAGGTGTTGCTCGTTCACAAAGCTTCAAAAGGAAGTTTCTCGCGCGTCTTTGACTTCGAAGCGAACGATCTCGCTGGCGAGGATTCTGATTCTCGCACTAGGTGAATCAAGTTTGTAAttaatcaaactttttttttttttctcgctcaaGTTAATTCTAGATTTAACgaatcattcttttttttttttttttacagtccTTTTGAAAGTAGGTTTCCTATTAACGTCGGTATCACGGGTTACGTGGCGACGACCGGTGAAGTGAGTATcgtttgattaataatttttctttaagcaTTGGCATTCGAGACGATATAAGAGATTTTTCAGACTGTCAACATACCAAACGCTTACGACGACCCGAGGTTCGACTCGTCGGTGGACGACGGTACCGGCTTCAGGCATCGCACGATTCTTTGTATGGCCATTAAGAATTCGTCCGGTCAGATAATCGGCGTCATTCAGCTAATCAATAAATTCGACGACCTACCTTTCACGAAGAATGACGAAAACTTTGTCGAGGCGTTTGCGATCTTTTGCGGAATGGGAATTCATAATACACACATGTGAGTGTACTTGTGTATCTTGGATCTATCTCAACATTCGACTTGACTTATCGGATCTTCAGGTATGAAAAGGCTGTGATAGCGATGGCAAAACAAAGCGTCACTTTAGAAGTGCTGAGTTACCATGCATCAGCGTCGTTGGAGGATGCACAAAGATTAAAGGTTGGTACAGTTTGCAGTTTCAAACCGCTGAGTTTATGGCTTTGATATTGTTAAACATTTATCGTAAATCTTCTCGGCAGAGTTTAAGAGTTCCATCATCGGCGCATTTTAAACTGCATGATTTTAAGTTTGACGACATATACATGGAAGACAACGAGACTCTTACCGCGTGTCTTAGAATGTTTCTCGATCTGGACTTTGTTGAAAGATTTCATATAGACTACGAGGTACTTTGTCGTTGGTTGTTGAGCGTAAAGAAGAACTATCGAAACGTTACGTATCACAACTGGCGGCACGCTTTTAACGTGGCTCAAATGATGTTCGCAATTTTGACAGTGAGTTTCTTTTATATCGCAGCGTCGATTACAATTTTCGTTTGTAGACAAGAATTATAACTGCTATGTTATTACTAGGCTACGCAATGGTGGAAAATTTTTGGTGAAATTGAATGTCTCTCACTCATCATTGCCTGCTTGTGCCATGATCTCGATCATCGTGGAAcaaataattcttttcaaaTTAAGTGAGCACTTAcgcattatatgtatttttggTCTGTATCTGATCCTGACAATTTCgcaatgttatttttttatttttttttttttttttcctcccgttTTTAGAGCCTCATCGCCACTGGCACAATTGTACTCGACTTCGACGATGGAGCACCATCACTTTGATCAGTGTCTGATGATCTTAAGTAGTCAGGGCAATCAAATTCTATCGAATCTTTCGCCGGAAGACTATTCGCGCGTAGTTAAGGTTCTCGAAGAAGCGATACTCTCTACCGATCTGGCCGTCTACTTTAGAAAGCGTGGCTCTTTTCTTAGTCTAGCGCGCAACGGTGGTTATAACTGGGCGTTCGGTGATCATCGAGAACTTCTACGCGGGATGCTAATGACGGTCTGCGATTTGGCTGCCATTACAAAACCATGGGAGGTTGAAAAGAGAGTGGCCGAGCTCGTTAGCAGCGAGTTTTTTGAACAGGGTGATATAGAGAGACAGACGCTTAACATTACACCTATCGTGAGTAAACGTAATCTATATGCATacaaatattgttataaagatgcattattttttttttctaccgcaGGACATTATGAatcgagaaaaagaagatcAGCTACCGATGATGCAAGTTGGCTTCATCGATTCCATTTGTCTACCTATCTATGAGGTATATACGAAATagtgattatttttcttttcaacgaaataaataaaaaaaaaaaaaaatatggaaatttctatttcatttttattttctatcta contains:
- the LOC139105428 gene encoding dual 3',5'-cyclic-AMP and -GMP phosphodiesterase 11 isoform X3, with product MTAETAAPCVQGVQGVQGVQSSVASQNMLQQVQDGNGGSGVYYSSTSTMYDPEYARMEAWLDEHPDFVNDYFLRKVTRQTVDTWLVSHATPTSSSSSCVELSSPTHAAANNSSSGRGGAGGSGATTPVRKISAHEFERGGLLKPIVNTIDGTPTFLSVSTSETGQPGGPQVGSGNSNRPQRRSRHELRHLDEKDLIFELVKDICNELDVRSLCHKILQNVSTLLHADRGSLFLVQGERSGATAAGGAATVASTNVRSSPNHETATSNSDSENNPQRDHSCPKSRCLVSKLFDVCSRSTLLEMEKKDEIKIPWGTGIVGYVAESGEPVNIPDAYKDSRFNREIDALTGYRTRALLCMPIKDCNGDVIGVAQVINKLGGEGQFTTQDEKVFAGYLQFCGIGLRNAQLYEKSQLEVKRNQVLLDLARMIFEEQSTIEHMVLRILTHTQSLIQCQRVQVLLVHKASKGSFSRVFDFEANDLAGEDSDSRTSPFESRFPINVGITGYVATTGETVNIPNAYDDPRFDSSVDDGTGFRHRTILCMAIKNSSGQIIGVIQLINKFDDLPFTKNDENFVEAFAIFCGMGIHNTHMYEKAVIAMAKQSVTLEVLSYHASASLEDAQRLKSLRVPSSAHFKLHDFKFDDIYMEDNETLTACLRMFLDLDFVERFHIDYEVLCRWLLSVKKNYRNVTYHNWRHAFNVAQMMFAILTATQWWKIFGEIECLSLIIACLCHDLDHRGTNNSFQIKASSPLAQLYSTSTMEHHHFDQCLMILSSQGNQILSNLSPEDYSRVVKVLEEAILSTDLAVYFRKRGSFLSLARNGGYNWAFGDHRELLRGMLMTVCDLAAITKPWEVEKRVAELVSSEFFEQGDIERQTLNITPIDIMNREKEDQLPMMQVGFIDSICLPIYEAFAHLSDKLVPLVDGVVVNKQHWLEIAEGKQEAETCTNHDRTSSITSDNEETSEQADQ
- the LOC139105428 gene encoding dual 3',5'-cyclic-AMP and -GMP phosphodiesterase 11 isoform X2, encoding MQLKKAMLKIFNQCLHLRSIEEPRMTAETAAPCVQGVQGVQGVQSSVASQNMLQQVQDGNGGSGVYYSSTSTMYDPEYARMEAWLDEHPDFVNDYFLRKVTRQTVDTWLVSHATPTSSSSSCVELSSPTHAAANNSSSGRGGAGGSGATTPVRKISAHEFERGGLLKPIVNTIDGTPTFLSVSTSETGQPGGPQVGSGNSNRPQRRSRHELRHLDEKDLIFELVKDICNELDVRSLCHKILQNVSTLLHADRGSLFLVQGERSGATAAGGAATVASTNVRSSPNHETATSNSDSENNPQRDHSCPKSRCLVSKLFDVCSRSTLLEMEKKDEIKIPWGTGIVGYVAESGEPVNIPDAYKDSRFNREIDALTGYRTRALLCMPIKDCNGDVIGVAQVINKLGGEGQFTTQDEKVFAGYLQFCGIGLRNAQLYEKSQLEVKRNQVLLDLARMIFEEQSTIEHMVLRILTHTQSLIQCQRVQVLLVHKASKGSFSRVFDFEANDLAGEDSDSRTSPFESRFPINVGITGYVATTGETVNIPNAYDDPRFDSSVDDGTGFRHRTILCMAIKNSSGQIIGVIQLINKFDDLPFTKNDENFVEAFAIFCGMGIHNTHMYEKAVIAMAKQSVTLEVLSYHASASLEDAQRLKSLRVPSSAHFKLHDFKFDDIYMEDNETLTACLRMFLDLDFVERFHIDYEVLCRWLLSVKKNYRNVTYHNWRHAFNVAQMMFAILTATQWWKIFGEIECLSLIIACLCHDLDHRGTNNSFQIKASSPLAQLYSTSTMEHHHFDQCLMILSSQGNQILSNLSPEDYSRVVKVLEEAILSTDLAVYFRKRGSFLSLARNGGYNWAFGDHRELLRGMLMTVCDLAAITKPWEVEKRVAELVSSEFFEQGDIERQTLNITPIDIMNREKEDQLPMMQVGFIDSICLPIYEAFAHLSDKLVPLVDGVVVNKQHWLEIAEGKQEAETCTNHDRTSSITSDNEETSEQADQ